In Gammaproteobacteria bacterium, one genomic interval encodes:
- a CDS encoding hypothetical protein (Evidence 5 : Unknown function) encodes MPRLALIPGLGLFGVGKSKKEAAIAADIATATVDCISDAEAVGRFTPISEAEMFDMEYWSLEQAKLGKSVKRPFARQVVLVTGGGSGIGAATALAFVREGAEVVILDRNEDSRVGCSGGSIGLCCDITNPLAVRKAFYAACAALGGIDIAVSNAIAAWQGVIGEVDDAVLRTSFELNFHAHQTVAHNAVRVMRAQGAGGCLLFLIFVLATCLTSVFQVLLHYFNLPVQQEIPFSPIPERLAG; translated from the coding sequence AAAAAAGGAGGCGGCCATCGCTGCGGATATTGCAACGGCCACTGTGGATTGCATTAGCGATGCGGAGGCGGTCGGGCGTTTCACTCCAATCTCTGAGGCCGAGATGTTTGATATGGAGTATTGGTCGTTGGAGCAGGCCAAACTCGGTAAAAGCGTCAAGCGTCCTTTCGCCCGACAGGTGGTATTGGTTACCGGCGGGGGTTCAGGAATTGGGGCGGCGACGGCGTTGGCCTTTGTCCGAGAAGGGGCGGAGGTAGTAATTTTGGACCGTAATGAAGACAGCCGCGTTGGCTGTAGCGGGGGGAGTATTGGGCTTTGTTGCGATATTACCAATCCTCTGGCGGTACGCAAGGCATTTTACGCGGCCTGTGCTGCTCTCGGCGGAATAGATATCGCGGTTTCTAATGCAATAGCCGCTTGGCAAGGGGTAATAGGCGAGGTTGATGATGCTGTATTGCGAACCTCTTTTGAACTCAATTTCCATGCCCACCAAACCGTGGCTCATAATGCGGTACGGGTAATGCGCGCCCAGGGGGCCGGGGGATGTCTGTTATTCTTGATATTCGTTTTAGCCACTTGCTTGACATCAGTTTTCCAGGTATTGCTACACTATTTCAATCTGCCCGTACAGCAGGAGATACCATTCTCACCCATTCCCGAAAGGCTCGCAGGGTAG
- a CDS encoding Uma2 family endonuclease, translated as MQFNLRQLEIPPGQRLIMHGLDWEAFEHALDELGEKRGSRVHYQNGILEIMSPLLLHESDKNIIGDLIQALLEELDREFLNAGSTTFRSRRAGKGLEPDQCFYIEHERVIRGKTSVELDDNDPPPDLAVEVDITSKTDPALYAALGVPELWRFDGETLYIDLLQPNGCYIASEESRQFPYFPLREAIPRYLKQSKIDGRNATLRAFREWVRMVSPAVRAD; from the coding sequence ATGCAATTCAATTTGCGCCAATTAGAAATCCCTCCCGGTCAACGGCTGATTATGCATGGCCTAGACTGGGAGGCGTTTGAACATGCCTTGGATGAATTAGGTGAGAAGCGTGGTTCGCGGGTGCATTACCAAAATGGAATTCTAGAGATCATGAGTCCACTACTCCTTCACGAGTCCGATAAAAATATCATTGGTGACCTCATTCAGGCCTTGTTAGAAGAGCTAGACCGTGAATTCCTCAATGCTGGTTCCACTACCTTTCGTAGTCGCCGCGCAGGAAAGGGGTTAGAGCCTGACCAGTGTTTCTATATCGAACACGAACGGGTCATTCGCGGTAAGACCAGCGTCGAACTGGATGATAATGATCCACCACCGGATCTGGCGGTGGAGGTCGATATTACTTCCAAGACTGATCCTGCCCTCTATGCTGCTTTAGGTGTGCCTGAGTTATGGCGTTTTGATGGAGAAACCCTATACATCGATCTGCTGCAACCCAACGGCTGCTATATCGCTAGTGAAGAGAGTCGCCAGTTTCCCTATTTTCCCCTGCGTGAGGCCATCCCACGCTATCTCAAACAGAGCAAAATTGACGGTCGCAATGCTACCCTGCGAGCCTTTCGGGAATGGGTGAGAATGGTATCTCCTGCTGTACGGGCAGATTGA